A genomic window from Triticum urartu cultivar G1812 chromosome 7, Tu2.1, whole genome shotgun sequence includes:
- the LOC125525007 gene encoding WPP domain-interacting tail-anchored protein 1-like yields the protein MSAENTIPDVLAQENSLSPGDRMNAVGTNMESLTRVELDLAFASEKLLNLEMLVMEIARRATDFEPLTLESGSVSSETAEDAFELDTLYGILDAEVQELDDMISSLQIDAKNVEDKVYDEESGGKVKAKLDAAMASLKQMQDLIADIRKESAKFEKPIEFSSDQAGIAEHGVCENGHVSSVTSMYTEDERRNVLQMLEQSIASELDLEKKLSDSRYAVEELKMKLRLQTQEASFLEELTETNSGRLFEAENASEVLLGTSRELINELNTIQVHLSASRSREDDLNSKLERSLMELSSLKLNQEKMQEESKMVETEEAVQNEARSNPELLSLHRQVEELEKHFTESNSQLLLEKVSSEVSQEKENVMLTELSTLESIIKNLKADVLRAENRAQNAEVRCMQLTKDNVELSGELSSLKSQGSDKACLLERELSESNAQLEHAKASVAAFAEQQGMLKSTVSDMEHMIEDLKGKVSKSETRALNAESKCALLADTNLELSEELSFLRARVEGLESSLQEANHVKVSTIKDIGLRTKVITELVTKLAMERERLHLQISMLTKKNRILTHRCKGTSVKDGTKLYKNATGKDAELQFTTSAEEIVSDSSSAQNVAEKASDLIDGKVEAEGSTGEEEEDSADEGALRTIKPSVALSWKYVATALLAVVAAVVVCHLLLENGWEGRTA from the exons ATGAGTGCTGAGAACACTATACCTGATGTTCTTGCCCAAGAAAATTCCCTGTCTCCAGGAGATAGGATGAATGCAGTAGGGACCAACATGGAAAGTCTTACAAGAGTAGAACTCGACCTTGCATTTGCCTCTGAGAAATTGCTAAATTTGGAGATGCTGGTGATGGAAATAGCTCGCCGAGCTACTGATTTTGAGCCTCTTACCTTGGAAAGTGGATCTGTTTCTTCTGAGACCGCTGAGGATGCCTTCGAGTTGGACACCTTATATGGTATTCTCGATGCAGAAGTCCAAGAGTTAGATGACATGATCAGTTCTCTTCAGATTGATGCTAAAAATGTTGAGGACAAGGTTTATGACGAAGAATCTGGAGGCAAGGTTAAAGCTAAGCTGGATGCTGCTATGGCTTCTTTGAAACAGATGCAGGATCTAATTGCTGATATCAGAAAGGAGTCTGCAAAGTTCGAGAAACCCATTGAGTTTTCCAGCGACCAAGCAG GAATTGCTGAACATGGTGTGTGTGAAAATGGCCATGTGTCATCCGTCACTAGCATGTATACAGAAGATGAACGAAGAAATGTTCTGCAGATGTTAGAGCAATCGATAGCAAGTGAGCTAGATCTTGAAAAGAAGCTCTCTGATTCAAGATATGCTGTAGAAGAACTTAAGATGAAGCTTCGCCTCCAAACACAAGAAGCATCTTTTCTAGAGGAATTAACAGAAACAAATTCGGGGAGATTGTTTGAAGCAGAAAATGCTTCTGAGGTACTCCTGGGAACTTCCAGGGAACTTATAAATGAACTTAATACCATACAGGTCCATTTAAGTGCATCAAGATCTAGAGAAGATGATCTCAATTCGAAGTTAGAACGCAGCTTGATGGAACTGTCTTCTCTGAAATTAAACCAAGAGAAGATGCAAGAAGAGAGTAAAATGGTTGAAACTGAAGAAGCTGTACAGAATGAGGCACGATCAAACCCTGAATTATTATCCTTGCACCGTCAGGTTGAAGAGCTAGAAAAACATTTCACGGAATCTAATTCACAGTTGTTGTTGGAAAAGGTATCATCAGAAGTAAGTCAGGAAAAAGAGAATGTGATGCTCACAGAGCTAAGCACACTGGAAAGTATCATTAAGAATCTCAAAGCTGATGTCCTAAGAGCTGAAAACAGAGCACAAAATGCTGAAGTAAGGTGCATGCAGCTAACAAAAGACAATGTAGAGCTCAGTGGGGAGTTAAGCTCTCTTAAAAGCCAGGGTTCGGATAAGGCCTGTCTTTTGGAGAGGGAATTGTCGGAGTCAAATGCCCAGTTGGAGCATGCCAAGGCATCAGTTGCTGCCTTTGCTGAACAGCAGGGTATGCTGAAATCTACAGTATCTGACATGGAACATATGATTGAAGATTTGAAAGGAAAGGTTTCAAAATCTGAAACCAGAGCCCTAAATGCTGAATCAAAGTGTGCATTATTAGCAGACACCAATTTAGAACTTAGTGAAGAGCTATCGTTTCTGAGAGCTCGAGTTGAAGGCCTAGAGAGCTCGTTACAGGAAGCTAACCATGTGAAAGTATCAACCATCAAGGACATTGGTCTCAGAACTAAAGTTATCACTGAATTGGTCACGAAACTTGCAATGGAAAGAGAACGACTTCATCTCCAG ATTTCTATGTTAACAAAGAAGAACAGGATATTGACTCACAGGTGCAAAGGAACTAGTGTTAAGGATGGCACAAAGCTGTACAAAAATGCTACTGGTAAAGATGCTGAACTTCAGTTCACTACATCGGCCGAGGAAATAGTTTCAGATTCTTCATCAGCACAAAATGTG GCGGAGAAAGCTTCAGACCTTATCGATGGCAAGGTGGAAGCGGAGGGAAgcaccggagaggaggaggaggattcCGCCGACGAGGGCGCGCTGCGGACCATAAAGCCGTCGGTGGCGCTCAGCTGGAAGTACGTCGCCACGGCGCTACTTGCCGTGGTGGCCGCTGTCGTCGTGTGCCACCTGCTGCTTGAAAACGGCTGGGAAGGGCGCACGGCCTGA
- the LOC125525008 gene encoding 7-deoxyloganetic acid glucosyltransferase-like, with protein sequence MDAAAAHVLVFPWPRQGHINPMLHLASALLDAGLRVTFLHTDHTLRRLAHVPPPPRPMRVLSVPDGLPDDHPRGFLDLMASMCATTGPAYSALLSSLLSSADEPTTVTCVVADGTMPFAVQVAEELGVPALAFAAHSACSYLALLCTPRLDELGETAFPADDPVRGVPGMEGFLRRRDLPRGLRCAEQGGSDPMVLKVAEAIARSCKAARALVLNTAASMERPALARIASRTATDVFAVGPLHAASSSRSAASSNTSLWQEDEGCMVWLDGREDRSVVYVSLGSLAVITHGQFTEFLAGLAATGRAFLWVLRPDLVRPASPGLLLREAVAAAAGGVDRARVVEWAPQRDVLRHRAVGCFLTHAGWNSTLECAAEGVPMVCWPFFADQQTNSRFVGAVWGTGLDMKDVCDRGVVESTAREAMASGEIRAAAGAMARQLRLDVTETGSSSSELERLVRFIRELSVKPRNKINED encoded by the coding sequence ATGGACGCCGCGGCGGCGCACGTCCTGGTGTTCCCCTGGCCGCGGCAGGGGCACATCAACCCCATGCTCCACCTCGCCTCCGCGCTCCTCGACGCCGGCCTCCGTGTCACCTTCCTCCACACCGACCACACCCTCCGCCGACTCGCCCACGTGCCCCCACCGCCGCGCCCGATGCGCGTGCTCTCCGTCCCCGACGGCCTCCCCGACGACCACCCCCGCGGCTTCCTGGACCTCATGGCGTCCATGTGCGCCACCACTGGCCCCGCCTACAGCGCCCTGCTCTCGTCGCTTCTATCTTCTGCCGACGAGCCAACAACGGTGACGTGCGTCGTCGCCGACGGCACCATGCCGTTCGCCGTCCAGGTCGCCGAGGAGCTCGGCGTCCCGGCGCTCGCCTTCGCCGCGCACAGCGCTTGCAGCTACCTGGCGCTGCTCTGCACGCCCCGGCTCGACGAGCTCGGCGAGACCGCCTTCCCGGCAGACGACCCGGTCCGCGGCGTCCCCGGGATGGAGGGCTTCCTCCGGCGGCGAGACCTGCCCCGCGGGCTCCGCTGCGCCGAGCAGGGCGGCTCGGACCCGATGGTGCTCAAGGTGGCCGAGGCGATCGCCCGTAGCTGCAAAGCGGCACGCGCGCTCGTGCTCAACACCGCCGCGTCCATGGAGCGGCCGGCGCTGGCCCGCATCGCGTCGCGCACAGCCACCGACGTCTTCGCCGTAGGCCCGCTGCACGCCGCCAGCTCGTCGAGGTCCGCCGCAAGCTCAAACACAAGCCTCTGGCAGGAGGACGAGGGGTGCATGGTATGGCTGGACGGCCGGGAGGACCGGTCCGTCGTGTACGTGAGCCTGGGGAGCCTCGCGGTGATCACGCACGGGCAGTTCACCGAGTTCCTCGCCGGCCTCGCGGCCACCGGGCGCGCCTTCCTCTGGGTGCTCCGGCCGGACCTGGTCCGCCCGGCCAGCCCTGGGCTGCTGCTCCGGGAAGCCGTCGCGGCGGCGGCAGGAGGAGTTGACAGGGCGCGCGTCGTGGAGTGGGCACCTCAGCGGGACGTGCTCCGGCACCGGGCGGTGGGCTGCTTCCTGACGCACGCCGGCTGGAACTCGACTCTGGAGTGCGCCGCCGAGGGCGTGCCCATGGTGTGCTGGCCCTTCTTCGCCGACCAGCAGACCAACAGCCGGTTCGTGGGAGCCGTGTGGGGCACGGGGCTGGACATGAAGGACGTCTGCGACAGGGGCGTCGTGGAGAGCACGGCGAGGGAGGCCATGGCGTCCGGCGAGATCAGGGCGGCGGCCGGAGCCATGGCGCGGCAGCTGAGGCTCGACGTCACGGAGACGGGGTCGTCGTCGTCCGAGCTGGAGCGGCTCGTCCGCTTCATCAGGGAGCTCAGTGTCAAGCCCAGAAATAAAATCAATGAAGACTAG